A genome region from Thermococcus onnurineus NA1 includes the following:
- the gcvPA gene encoding aminomethyl-transferring glycine dehydrogenase subunit GcvPA, with protein sequence MGKHYLPNSAHKDEMLKKIGFNSIEDLFSDVPKGMVKEFNLPEGRSEYEVFLELNEVLSKNKTVLEMPSFLGAGTYFHYIPAHVKYLIERSEFLTAYTPYQPEISQGMLQALFEYQSLIAELVGLPIVNSSMYDWGTAMAEAALMSARVTRKNKFVVPEHMSPEKKKVLHTYTAGPGLEIEYVNWNERGQLDLEELKEKVEGAAGVYVEMPNFFGILEEEIRAIGEIAHDAGALFVVGVDPTILGIVEAPGELGADIVVGEAAYFGNPMNFGGPRAGIFAVRDDKKLIRQMPGRIIGMTKDADGKRAFVMTLQTREQHIRRAKATSNICSNEALVAVAAAIHLASLGPRGLRELGEVILKNTAYLKKRLSEVAEIPFEGVNFKDVLVRFEKSYEEIHEVLLERNIHGGFYLKPHFPELGESALFAATETTRKEWVDALIEALREVA encoded by the coding sequence ATGGGAAAGCACTACCTGCCTAACTCAGCACATAAGGATGAAATGCTGAAGAAAATCGGATTCAACTCAATTGAAGACCTCTTCTCCGACGTGCCTAAGGGCATGGTCAAGGAGTTCAACCTTCCCGAGGGTAGGAGCGAGTACGAGGTCTTTCTCGAGCTCAACGAAGTCCTCTCAAAGAACAAGACCGTCCTCGAAATGCCCAGCTTCCTTGGAGCGGGAACGTACTTCCACTACATTCCGGCTCACGTAAAATACCTAATCGAGAGGAGCGAGTTTCTCACCGCGTACACCCCATACCAGCCCGAGATAAGCCAAGGCATGCTCCAAGCGCTCTTCGAATACCAGAGCCTTATCGCGGAGCTCGTTGGCCTTCCGATAGTCAACTCTTCCATGTATGACTGGGGAACAGCCATGGCAGAAGCGGCATTAATGAGTGCCCGTGTAACCAGAAAGAACAAGTTCGTGGTTCCAGAGCACATGAGCCCGGAGAAGAAGAAAGTCCTTCATACCTACACCGCCGGGCCGGGACTTGAAATCGAGTACGTGAACTGGAACGAGCGCGGCCAGCTCGACCTCGAGGAGCTCAAGGAGAAAGTAGAAGGAGCCGCCGGGGTTTACGTCGAGATGCCCAACTTCTTCGGTATTCTTGAAGAGGAGATTCGAGCTATAGGTGAGATAGCCCACGATGCCGGGGCGCTCTTCGTTGTGGGCGTTGATCCAACGATACTCGGCATAGTTGAGGCTCCTGGAGAGCTCGGTGCGGACATAGTCGTCGGCGAGGCCGCTTACTTTGGAAACCCAATGAATTTCGGGGGCCCAAGAGCAGGTATATTCGCTGTCAGGGACGACAAAAAGCTCATCCGCCAGATGCCGGGAAGGATAATCGGAATGACGAAAGATGCCGACGGAAAGCGTGCCTTCGTGATGACCCTCCAGACGAGGGAGCAGCACATAAGGAGGGCGAAGGCAACCTCCAATATCTGTTCAAACGAAGCTTTGGTTGCCGTTGCAGCCGCGATACACCTCGCGAGCCTCGGTCCAAGGGGATTGAGGGAACTTGGCGAGGTAATCCTCAAGAACACGGCCTATCTCAAGAAGCGCCTGAGTGAGGTCGCCGAGATTCCTTTTGAGGGCGTGAACTTCAAAGATGTTCTCGTCCGCTTCGAGAAATCTTACGAAGAAATACACGAGGTCCTCCTTGAGAGAAACATCCACGGCGGCTTCTACCTCAAGCCACACTTCCCAGAGCTTGGCGAGAGCGCCCTCTTTGCGGCAACTGAAACAACAAGGAAGGAGTGGGTCGATGCCCTCATCGAGGCCCTTAGGGAGGTGGCCTGA
- the gcvPB gene encoding aminomethyl-transferring glycine dehydrogenase subunit GcvPB gives MFRQAKWDEPLIFELSRSGRVGYTLPKPIEDVEIRVPEKLKRKSPLNLPELSEPEVVKHYTRLSGMNYGVDSGIYPLGSCTMKYNPKINEEIAGHPGVAYVHPYQDERTIQGALKIMWELEGWLKEITGMDRFTLQPAAGANGEFTGVMIIRAYHLDRGETQRTEMLVPDSAHGTNPASAAMAGFKVIEIPSNENGTVDLEALENAVSERTAGLMLTNPNTLGIFEDEILEIAKIVHKAGGLLYYDGANLNAVLGKIRPGDMGFDIVHLNLHKTFSTPHGGGGPGSGPVGVKDFLKDYLPVPLVGYDEESGRYYLDYNVPKSIGKVKELYGNFAVMVRALTYLKIMGRDGLKEASEIAVLNANYLTQKLKGTRGYELPHKELRKHEVVFSAEPMKKETGVKALDVAKRLLDFGLHAPTIYFPLIVHEALMIEPTETVSREELDAYVEALKRISEEAYSNPELVKSAPHNTAVKRVDDVLAAKRPIITWRMYRELKEKGEVDI, from the coding sequence ATGTTCCGTCAGGCTAAGTGGGATGAACCGCTCATCTTCGAGCTTTCCCGTTCAGGTAGGGTCGGCTATACCCTTCCAAAGCCGATTGAGGACGTTGAGATCAGAGTCCCGGAAAAGCTCAAGCGCAAGAGCCCGCTCAACCTGCCAGAGCTCAGCGAACCGGAAGTCGTCAAGCACTATACAAGGCTCAGCGGGATGAACTACGGTGTTGACAGCGGCATATATCCACTCGGTTCATGTACTATGAAGTACAACCCAAAGATAAACGAGGAGATAGCCGGCCATCCGGGTGTTGCCTACGTCCACCCATACCAGGACGAGAGAACCATCCAGGGTGCTCTTAAGATAATGTGGGAGCTTGAAGGGTGGCTTAAGGAAATCACCGGAATGGATCGCTTCACGCTACAGCCTGCCGCCGGAGCCAACGGCGAGTTCACCGGAGTTATGATAATCCGCGCCTACCATCTTGACCGTGGAGAAACACAGAGGACTGAGATGCTAGTTCCAGACTCAGCGCACGGAACCAATCCCGCCTCAGCTGCCATGGCAGGTTTCAAAGTCATCGAGATCCCATCGAACGAGAACGGAACCGTTGATCTGGAGGCCCTCGAGAACGCCGTCAGCGAGAGGACTGCAGGTTTGATGCTCACCAATCCCAACACGCTCGGCATCTTCGAGGATGAGATACTTGAGATCGCCAAGATAGTTCACAAAGCTGGAGGCCTGCTCTATTACGATGGAGCAAACCTCAACGCCGTCCTCGGAAAGATAAGGCCCGGCGACATGGGCTTTGACATCGTCCACCTCAACCTCCACAAGACGTTCTCGACGCCCCACGGCGGCGGCGGTCCAGGAAGCGGCCCGGTTGGCGTCAAGGACTTCCTGAAGGACTACCTCCCGGTTCCGCTCGTTGGCTATGATGAGGAGAGCGGAAGGTACTACCTCGACTACAACGTGCCCAAGAGCATAGGGAAAGTTAAGGAGCTCTACGGCAACTTTGCAGTCATGGTAAGGGCTCTCACCTACCTCAAGATAATGGGGAGGGACGGACTGAAGGAAGCCAGCGAGATAGCGGTTCTCAACGCCAACTACCTCACACAGAAGCTCAAAGGAACCCGCGGCTACGAGCTGCCGCACAAGGAGCTCAGAAAGCACGAGGTGGTCTTCAGCGCCGAGCCCATGAAGAAGGAGACTGGCGTTAAAGCCCTTGATGTTGCCAAGAGGCTTCTCGACTTCGGCCTGCACGCGCCGACCATCTACTTCCCGCTGATAGTCCACGAGGCCCTCATGATAGAGCCAACCGAGACTGTGAGCAGGGAGGAGCTCGACGCCTACGTTGAAGCCCTCAAGAGGATAAGCGAAGAGGCCTACAGCAACCCCGAGCTTGTGAAGAGCGCACCACACAATACAGCGGTCAAGCGCGTGGATGATGTCCTAGCGGCGAAGAGGCCAATAATAACATGGCGCATGTACAGAGAGCTGAAGGAGAAGGGAGAAGTCGATATTTGA
- a CDS encoding DNA-directed RNA polymerase subunit H has translation MAAKKEFDIFTHELVPEHRILSEEEKEELLRKYRIKISQLPQIKASDPAVVALGAKPGDVLEIKRKSPTAGYYYYYRLVVED, from the coding sequence GTGGCGGCGAAAAAAGAATTTGATATATTCACCCATGAGCTGGTTCCCGAGCACAGAATACTCAGCGAGGAGGAGAAGGAGGAGCTCCTCAGGAAGTACAGAATTAAAATTTCTCAGCTTCCGCAGATTAAGGCCTCGGACCCGGCTGTTGTCGCTCTCGGTGCTAAGCCTGGAGACGTTCTCGAGATCAAAAGGAAAAGCCCAACGGCGGGCTATTATTACTACTATCGCCTCGTGGTGGAGGACTGA